TCTTTTCCGGTCTTTTCGCTTAAATGATTGCGCACATAGGTCACTACCGCTTTCAGGTTCTCGTAATATTTATCTCCATAAGCATGGTCACTTTCTCCCTGGTGCCACAGGAATGCGTCAATCTGATAACCGTTTTTCAACTTGGATAATGTATGGTCGATGCAACCGTCTATGTCATTGATAAAAGACAGGAGCAATGAACGCCCTTTCTGGCTGGTCGCCACGTTATTCGCCAACCATTCAGGATTTGCCGACCAGTGGACTGATTTGTCCGAAGTAGTGGAAGGCTCGATGGAAGTTCCGCCGATAGCCCATTTGATAACGTAGAAAGGTTCCTGCCACAGTTGTTCCAGCCAATAATAAGTGATAGCGTCATATCCCCAAGTGGTAGGCTTGGCTCTTCTTTTACTTTTAGGCCAAAAAGGGCGGAACTTTCCGTCTGTACGGTTCTGCGCAATTCTGCAATACTTGTAAGCGCCGGTCGTGAAAGCCGTGTCCGTTGCCATAGCTTTGATATAATCCGGCAAGCGGTCGTTGGGTACGCGTCCGTCCGTGTTCGATTGTCCGGCAGTGATAATCACGTGCGCAGGCTCATTATTGCCTGCCATGCAGTTACAACTGCATGCAAATATTAAAAGGATTATAAAATTCTTCATGATAGAAATATGATATGTTGGAAAAACTAATACCTGTTGAAAAAACTAATACCTGTTGAAAACTGATTTATCTGATAGTTTCGAGAAACTCTACCTCGATGATTCTTAACTGGTTTCTGCTACTGCTCTTTTCCAGTTCCATTTTATTGGCGGCTTTGGCTTCCACTTCGATTATCTGTCCGAAAGCGTCTTTATCACTCGTATTTCCTTTCAGACGAATGGTAATCGTATTGGCGCGTACCGGTTTTTCTACATCGAGATGAATATATCCCAGGCTCTTTTCCGTGTTACCGCTCCAAATCAGAGTATTTCCTGCGTACACTTCCAGCGGATAACTGCGTGAGCGCCACCCTTGCAGCTTGATACATATATCATCTATTTCAGCTTCTCTTTCCAGTGTATAGGTAATCCATGCAGTGCTGAGTTTGCCGTCATTCTTCCATTCGGTCAGTTCGATGTCGTCGAAGCTCTTTTCCGCATCCCGGTTGTTGGCTCCCGCTTTTGCCGAAACGATGCGTACTCCCTTTTTACTGTCTTTATAGGAAGGAGTAGAAGGTGTTTCACCTCTATCCAGTCTGCCTTTCAATGTAGCCTGAGGAAGATAACCGCTTAAACCTTCAGTCACTTTCACGGGCACCGTTTCCAAAGTGAGGGTAGCGGCGGGAAGTCCTTCCGCTTGTGCGGTCAGAGTCACCTTTCCGGCAGTGGTCGTACTGCGGATGAGTGCACGGTTGATGCCACATTCTACCGGAAGATTCGTATCGAGGATATGATTGTTTTCGCCTTGCGCAATACCGCCGCGCCATTCGGCATTGCCGCCGAGCGTGAACTGAACCGTACGGTTATCCAGCGGGCAACGTCTTCCGTCTTTATCCACCACTTCCACCTGTATCAATGCCATATCCGCACCGTCTGCATGGAACCCTTCGGGGTTTTGGATAGCGGTAAGTTTTAATTTGGCAGCTTCGCCGGCTGTCTGAATTGCATAACGGCTGATTTCTTTTCCTGCCTTGTTATAACTGACAGCTTCCAGTTTGCCCGGTTTGAAAGGAACTTTATCGAAAGTGAAGAGGAAATTATATTGCCGTTTGCCTTTACCCAGTGATTCACCGTTCAGGAAAAGTTCCACCTCTTCTCCGGTAGATACTACATGTACGGGTTTTACCGTATTGCCGGGATAGTTCCAGTGACCGATGATGTATGTCTGGTCTGCTTCCGTATCCACCCAGCCGTTCCACATTACCTGATGTGCGAAGAAAGCGTCTTTCTCGATGCGCATAGCGTCCGTCACTCCGCTTCTGCGGTAGTTTTCCGCACCCCGGTAATGGGTGTTGGTATCGGAGAAGATAATCTTAGTACCACCGGAGCTGACTCTGTTGCCTGTTCCGGGACGTTCGCGCCAGTAATCATACCAACGTGCTATCATGGTAATGGCAAGTTCGTCCTGGTTACGGTTGTAGTCGGTAGCCGGTTTGCCTTTATAAAGCGGGCCGTCACCTTCCTTGTGGAAAGGATAGCTGTATTCGTCCCAGTATTTTCTCAGACCTTCGTCGCGGCAATATTCGGTCGCCCACATCGGATGATGCTCACTTCTGTTGATATACAACATCTCGCCGCCATATTCCGCTTCGCGGATATCCAGCATTTCGCGCGAACCGATAGCACGTCCGCCGAATGGGTCATACTTGTCACGGACAGCCTTCATTTCTATCATGTGCTCGCGACTGATAGCTTTGTTGCCACATTCGTAGAACAGGATACTCGGATTGTTACGGTTGTAGATAATCGCGTCGCGCATCAGCTCCACCCGTTGTTCCCATTGGCGTCCTTCACGGTCTTTTTCTGCGTCTCCGGCAGGCATTGCCTGTATCAGTCCCACACGGTCGCAAGATTCCACATCCTGTTTCCACGGGGTGACGTGCATCCAGCGAACCAGATTCGCGTTGCTTTTCACCATCAAGTCATTGGAGTAATCGCTCAACCAGGCAGGTACGGACAAACCTACTGCCGGCCATTCGTTGCTGGTGCGTTGCGCATATCCTTTCATTTGGATAATACGGTCGTTCAGCCAAATCTTACCCTCGGCAAAGCGTGTCTTACGGAATCCAGTACGGGTACTTACTTCATCGAATACTTGGTTGTTTTCATCTTTCAATGCTGTTTTTACCGTGTACAGATAACCGTATCCCCAACTCCAGAAATGAAGTCCGCCGACAGGTGCGGAAGCTTTTACCGTCTTTGTCTCTCCGGCTTTCAAAGTCACCTTATCCCCTTGGAAAGTTTTCATTAGTTTGCCGTCCGCATCAAGTACCGTCACTTGATAACTGAACTGCCGGGGTGCCTTGCTGTCATTTCTTACTTCCGACTCGGCATGAATCGTCGCCTTGCGTCCTTTTACGTCGATGTCCCTGGCATATACATACACCCCCGTCGTTTTCAGATTACTGTATAAAGGAAGAGTCTGATACACATTATCAGTCACATAAAGAAATACATTCTTGGGGATACCGCCGTAATTGGCATTGAAGTTACGGTCGTTCCACTGGAATTTGGAGTTTGTACCCTCTTCCCTGTACATCCAATTATTATCGGTGCGTACGGCAATCACATTTTCCCCCTCTTTGATGTACGGAGTCAGGTCGAACCCTACCGCCATTACACCGTTTTCGTGTCTGCCCAGGTTATGCCCGTTCAGATAAAAGTCTCCGCGCTGGCGTACTCCCTCGAATTCGATGAATACCTTTTGGTTACTTTTCAGCTCCGGTATCCGGAAA
The DNA window shown above is from Bacteroides faecium and carries:
- a CDS encoding glycoside hydrolase family 2 protein, with the protein product MKHKLSLFVFLLAALPFINGQASERKKYNFNSEWKLQVGDFQKAKNAKFDDSKWKQVTLPHAFNEDEAFKLSIEQLTDTVVWYRKSFRIPELKSNQKVFIEFEGVRQRGDFYLNGHNLGRHENGVMAVGFDLTPYIKEGENVIAVRTDNNWMYREEGTNSKFQWNDRNFNANYGGIPKNVFLYVTDNVYQTLPLYSNLKTTGVYVYARDIDVKGRKATIHAESEVRNDSKAPRQFSYQVTVLDADGKLMKTFQGDKVTLKAGETKTVKASAPVGGLHFWSWGYGYLYTVKTALKDENNQVFDEVSTRTGFRKTRFAEGKIWLNDRIIQMKGYAQRTSNEWPAVGLSVPAWLSDYSNDLMVKSNANLVRWMHVTPWKQDVESCDRVGLIQAMPAGDAEKDREGRQWEQRVELMRDAIIYNRNNPSILFYECGNKAISREHMIEMKAVRDKYDPFGGRAIGSREMLDIREAEYGGEMLYINRSEHHPMWATEYCRDEGLRKYWDEYSYPFHKEGDGPLYKGKPATDYNRNQDELAITMIARWYDYWRERPGTGNRVSSGGTKIIFSDTNTHYRGAENYRRSGVTDAMRIEKDAFFAHQVMWNGWVDTEADQTYIIGHWNYPGNTVKPVHVVSTGEEVELFLNGESLGKGKRQYNFLFTFDKVPFKPGKLEAVSYNKAGKEISRYAIQTAGEAAKLKLTAIQNPEGFHADGADMALIQVEVVDKDGRRCPLDNRTVQFTLGGNAEWRGGIAQGENNHILDTNLPVECGINRALIRSTTTAGKVTLTAQAEGLPAATLTLETVPVKVTEGLSGYLPQATLKGRLDRGETPSTPSYKDSKKGVRIVSAKAGANNRDAEKSFDDIELTEWKNDGKLSTAWITYTLEREAEIDDICIKLQGWRSRSYPLEVYAGNTLIWSGNTEKSLGYIHLDVEKPVRANTITIRLKGNTSDKDAFGQIIEVEAKAANKMELEKSSSRNQLRIIEVEFLETIR
- a CDS encoding sialate O-acetylesterase → MKNFIILLIFACSCNCMAGNNEPAHVIITAGQSNTDGRVPNDRLPDYIKAMATDTAFTTGAYKYCRIAQNRTDGKFRPFWPKSKRRAKPTTWGYDAITYYWLEQLWQEPFYVIKWAIGGTSIEPSTTSDKSVHWSANPEWLANNVATSQKGRSLLLSFINDIDGCIDHTLSKLKNGYQIDAFLWHQGESDHAYGDKYYENLKAVVTYVRNHLSEKTGKDYSKLPFIFGTVARKNKQYGSEVEDAMKRFAKEDKNAYLIDMSDAELMGDRLHFNQNSAEYLGKQMYERIKALR